A genomic segment from Nodularia sphaerocarpa UHCC 0038 encodes:
- a CDS encoding NAD(P)H-dependent glycerol-3-phosphate dehydrogenase has product MQKTTIAILGGGAWGLALADLASANGHIVRVWSRRGSTNLEAVLQDAQIILSAIAMKGVSDVVSQVKSFPLSPNTIFVTATKGLDPQTTCTPSQIWQTAFPHHPVVVLSGPNLSKEIQQSLPAATVAASNDTAAAELVQLVFSSPRFRVYTNADPLGVELGGTLKNIMAIASGVCDGLHLGTNAKAALVTRGLTEMVRIGKSWGAKTETFYGLSGLGDLLATCNSPLSRNYQVGYQMALGQTLTEILANLPGTAEGVNTCQVLVQRAKQHNIAIPITEQVYRLLEGEVTTRQALDELMLRDIKPEYN; this is encoded by the coding sequence GTGCAAAAAACTACCATAGCGATTCTGGGTGGAGGTGCGTGGGGTCTAGCTTTAGCAGATTTGGCGAGTGCAAACGGCCATATAGTGCGTGTGTGGTCACGGCGGGGGTCAACAAATCTGGAAGCAGTTCTACAAGATGCCCAAATCATCTTGTCGGCGATCGCCATGAAAGGGGTGAGTGATGTCGTCTCTCAAGTCAAATCCTTCCCCCTTTCTCCGAACACAATTTTTGTCACAGCCACAAAAGGCCTAGATCCTCAAACGACCTGTACACCCTCGCAAATTTGGCAAACAGCATTTCCCCATCATCCAGTAGTTGTTTTATCTGGGCCAAATTTATCGAAAGAAATTCAACAATCTTTACCAGCTGCAACTGTAGCAGCCAGCAATGACACGGCTGCGGCTGAACTTGTGCAACTGGTATTTTCCTCTCCTCGTTTTCGGGTATATACCAATGCTGATCCTCTAGGGGTGGAACTAGGGGGGACATTAAAAAATATCATGGCGATCGCATCTGGTGTATGTGATGGCTTACATCTGGGAACCAACGCCAAAGCCGCTTTAGTCACCCGTGGACTCACCGAAATGGTTCGTATTGGCAAGAGTTGGGGTGCAAAGACGGAAACATTTTATGGTTTATCCGGTCTTGGAGATTTGTTAGCAACTTGCAACAGTCCTCTGAGTCGCAATTACCAAGTTGGTTATCAGATGGCTCTTGGTCAAACACTTACAGAAATTCTGGCAAATTTACCAGGAACGGCTGAAGGTGTCAACACTTGCCAAGTCTTAGTGCAACGAGCCAAGCAGCATAATATTGCTATCCCCATTACTGAGCAAGTTTATCGCTTACTGGAAGGTGAAGTCACAACCCGACAAGCACTCGACGAACTGATGTTACGAGATATCAAGCCAGAGTACAACTAA
- a CDS encoding IS982 family transposase, giving the protein MVDGSTLLTTIFVLIDDWYQQKGYRYVPLLPGPSPKFTDSEVLTLLVAMDFFPYPGEQQFLGFVRANYLSLFPKLLDQSQFNRRARRLEGMLEELRRFWLRDLGAIFERTLLLDTKPIPVVGYKRDKSQSEFTGSADYGWCASRKMNYFGYKLVLVSTLNGIPLVYSLVPASTDERLAAESVLDSIRGCRILADKGFIGGEWQSDIAKTTGNQIFTPKRANQLQQQPKAFEGLLNRLRERVEGVFHEVQNTGRNLERLLRKKVDGICVHVAAKITSHTLRIFLRLRFGIDVLTFEQHPLP; this is encoded by the coding sequence ATGGTAGACGGTTCGACCCTATTGACGACAATTTTTGTGCTAATAGATGACTGGTATCAACAAAAAGGCTATCGTTACGTACCGTTATTGCCAGGGCCATCACCAAAATTTACGGATAGTGAGGTGTTAACACTGTTGGTAGCAATGGATTTTTTCCCATACCCAGGAGAACAGCAGTTTTTAGGGTTCGTGAGGGCAAATTATTTGAGTTTGTTTCCAAAATTGTTAGACCAAAGCCAGTTCAACCGCAGAGCCAGACGATTAGAGGGAATGCTGGAAGAATTAAGACGTTTCTGGCTTCGAGACTTGGGGGCAATCTTTGAACGCACCTTGCTGTTAGATACCAAACCAATACCTGTCGTTGGCTACAAACGTGACAAAAGCCAAAGTGAATTTACAGGCAGTGCTGATTATGGCTGGTGTGCCAGTCGCAAAATGAATTACTTTGGCTACAAGTTAGTTCTGGTCAGCACTCTGAATGGTATTCCCTTGGTTTATTCTTTAGTGCCAGCCAGTACAGATGAACGTTTAGCGGCAGAATCGGTTTTAGATTCCATTCGTGGCTGCCGCATCCTTGCAGATAAAGGATTTATCGGTGGTGAATGGCAAAGCGATATTGCCAAAACTACGGGTAATCAAATTTTTACTCCAAAACGAGCTAATCAGCTTCAACAACAGCCAAAAGCTTTTGAGGGTTTGCTTAATCGCCTGCGCGAGCGCGTGGAAGGGGTATTTCACGAAGTGCAAAATACCGGACGTAATTTGGAGCGTCTACTGAGGAAGAAAGTTGATGGTATCTGCGTCCATGTTGCTGCTAAAATCACCAGTCATACTCTACGTATTTTTCTGCGTCTTCGTTTTGGTATTGACGTTCTTACTTTTGAACAGCATCCTCTGCCTTAA
- a CDS encoding transcriptional repressor has protein sequence MTVYTSTSLKAELNDRGWRLTPQRETILHIFQELPQGEHLSAEDLYHRLESDGEGISLSTIYRTLKLMARMGILRELELGEGHKHYEINQPYPHHHHHLICVKCNATIEFKNDSILKIGAKTAQKEGFHLLDCQMTIHAVCPKCQRALMPL, from the coding sequence ATGACTGTTTACACATCTACTTCGCTCAAGGCAGAACTGAATGATCGAGGCTGGCGTTTAACTCCCCAGCGCGAAACAATTCTACACATTTTTCAAGAACTTCCGCAAGGAGAACATCTGAGTGCTGAGGATCTTTATCATCGACTAGAAAGTGATGGGGAAGGCATTAGTCTTTCCACTATCTATCGGACGTTGAAATTGATGGCACGCATGGGGATTTTGCGGGAGTTAGAACTGGGAGAGGGACATAAGCATTACGAAATCAACCAGCCCTACCCGCATCATCACCACCATTTAATTTGTGTAAAATGCAACGCGACTATTGAGTTTAAAAACGACTCGATTTTAAAAATCGGTGCAAAAACTGCTCAAAAAGAAGGGTTTCACCTGCTGGACTGTCAAATGACAATCCACGCAGTCTGTCCTAAATGTCAACGGGCGCTCATGCCTTTGTAG
- the cas12k gene encoding type V CRISPR-associated protein Cas12k (Type V-K CRISPR systems have also been known as with the large Cas12k protein, has also been known as type V-U5, and Cas12k as C2c5.), with the protein MSQITVQCRLVASESTRQQLWQLMAEKNTPLINELLLQVNQHPDFETWRQKGKHPISIVKELCQPLKTDPRFIGQPARFYTSAIAVVNYIYKSWFALMKSIQSQLDGKIRWLEMLNSDAELVEHSGVPLDVIRTTATEILIQFTPQTDTVEPQTAKKKKPKKTKNSDSERNLSKNLFDAYGNTEDLLIRCAISYLLKNGGKVSEKEEDSQKFAQRRRKVEIQIQRLTEQLTARIPKGRDLTDTKWLETLFTATQTVPETEIEAKSWQNSLLKKSSKVPFPVVYETNEDMTWFKNEGGRICVKFNGLSEHSFQVYGDSRQLHWFQRFFEDQQVKRNSKNQHSSSLFTLRSGRIAWQEGEGKGEEWKLNRLILSCCVETRLWTAEGTNQVKEEKAEEIAKTITQTRAKGELNEKQQAHIIRKNSSLARINNPFPRPSKPLYKGQSHILVGVSLGLEKPVTVPVVDGSTNKVITYRSIQQLLGDNYKLLNRQRQQKHALSHQRQIAQRLAAPNQFWESELGQYIDRLLAKEIVAMPSASFANAQTYKAGSIVLPKLGDMREQVQSEIQAKAEQKSDIIEVQQKYAKQYRVSVHQWSYGRLIANIQSQAAKAEIVIEESKQPIRGSPQEKAKELATNAYQSRKA; encoded by the coding sequence ATGAGCCAAATTACTGTTCAGTGTCGTTTAGTAGCAAGTGAATCTACCCGTCAACAACTATGGCAGTTGATGGCAGAGAAAAATACGCCATTAATTAATGAACTATTGCTTCAAGTCAATCAACACCCAGACTTTGAGACTTGGCGACAAAAGGGCAAACACCCTATTAGTATTGTGAAAGAACTCTGCCAACCTTTAAAAACTGACCCTCGCTTCATTGGTCAACCAGCAAGGTTTTACACGAGTGCGATCGCAGTGGTGAACTATATATATAAATCATGGTTTGCCCTGATGAAGAGTATTCAGTCCCAATTGGACGGCAAAATTCGCTGGTTAGAAATGCTCAATAGTGATGCTGAACTGGTAGAACACAGTGGAGTCCCATTAGACGTTATTCGCACCACAGCCACCGAAATTTTAATTCAATTCACCCCTCAGACCGATACAGTTGAACCACAAACAGCGAAAAAAAAGAAACCTAAAAAAACTAAAAATTCAGATAGCGAACGCAATTTGTCAAAAAACTTATTTGACGCTTACGGCAATACGGAAGACTTACTGATTCGTTGTGCAATCAGCTATTTACTCAAAAATGGCGGCAAAGTTAGCGAAAAAGAAGAAGACTCTCAAAAATTTGCCCAGCGTCGGCGTAAAGTAGAAATACAAATTCAACGCCTCACAGAACAGCTAACCGCACGAATCCCCAAAGGACGAGATTTAACCGATACCAAATGGTTAGAAACTCTTTTTACAGCTACTCAGACCGTTCCTGAAACTGAAATAGAGGCGAAATCTTGGCAAAACAGCCTTCTCAAGAAATCTAGCAAAGTACCTTTCCCAGTCGTTTATGAAACCAACGAAGATATGACTTGGTTTAAAAACGAGGGTGGACGTATCTGTGTAAAATTTAATGGCTTGAGTGAACATAGCTTTCAAGTCTACGGTGATTCTCGCCAACTCCACTGGTTTCAGCGTTTTTTTGAAGACCAGCAAGTTAAACGCAACAGTAAAAACCAACACTCTAGCAGCTTATTTACTCTCCGCAGTGGGCGTATTGCTTGGCAAGAAGGAGAAGGTAAAGGCGAAGAATGGAAACTTAACCGCTTAATCCTTTCCTGTTGTGTAGAGACTCGCCTGTGGACGGCTGAAGGAACAAACCAAGTTAAAGAAGAGAAAGCAGAAGAAATTGCTAAAACTATCACCCAGACAAGAGCCAAAGGCGAACTCAACGAGAAACAACAAGCTCACATAATTCGGAAAAACTCATCTCTAGCCAGAATTAATAACCCCTTTCCTCGCCCCAGCAAACCTTTATATAAAGGACAGTCTCATATTCTTGTCGGAGTTAGCCTTGGTCTAGAAAAGCCTGTAACAGTACCAGTTGTGGATGGTTCGACAAATAAAGTCATTACCTACCGTAGCATTCAACAACTATTGGGCGATAATTACAAACTGCTAAATCGACAGCGACAACAAAAACACGCTTTATCTCATCAACGCCAAATAGCTCAAAGGCTTGCTGCACCAAATCAATTTTGGGAATCAGAGTTAGGGCAGTATATAGATAGATTACTGGCTAAAGAGATTGTAGCGATGCCTTCGGCAAGCTTCGCTAACGCGCAAACATATAAAGCTGGCAGTATTGTCTTACCCAAATTAGGCGATATGCGAGAACAAGTTCAAAGCGAGATTCAAGCCAAAGCCGAACAAAAATCAGACATTATCGAAGTCCAACAAAAGTATGCCAAACAATACCGAGTTAGTGTACATCAGTGGAGCTATGGCAGATTGATTGCAAATATTCAAAGTCAGGCTGCTAAAGCTGAAATTGTTATAGAGGAGTCAAAACAGCCAATTCGAGGTAGTCCACAAGAGAAAGCGAAAGAATTAGCGACAAATGCCTATCAATCCCGAAAAGCCTGA
- the sigC gene encoding RNA polymerase sigma factor SigC — translation MPATSFYADAASNTKKSRQAMEEELIIDDGELSADEIHELEVAAVDPANFAANNNRRSTDLVRLYLQEIGRVRLLGRDEEVSEAQKVQRYLRMRTVLADAAKQGDEVIEPFLNLVQVQERLTSELGHRPSLERWATTAGIELADLKPTLANGKRRWAEIAKLTVAELEQVQSQGLQAKEHMIKANLRLVVSVAKKYQNRGLELLDLVQEGTLGLERAVEKFDPTKGYRFSTYAYWWIRQGITRAIATSSRTIRLPVHITEKLNKIKKAQRKIAQEKGRTPTLEDLAVELEMTPAAVREVLLRVPRSVSLETKVGKDKDTELGELLETDCVTPEEMLMRESLQKDLHSLLADLTSRERDVILMRFGLSDGHPYSLAEIGRALDLSRERVRQIESKALQKLRQPKRRNLIRDYLESLS, via the coding sequence ATGCCAGCAACATCTTTTTACGCAGATGCGGCCTCCAATACCAAAAAGTCGCGCCAGGCAATGGAAGAAGAACTCATTATTGATGATGGTGAGTTGTCAGCAGATGAGATCCACGAATTGGAAGTAGCTGCTGTTGATCCTGCTAACTTTGCTGCGAACAATAACCGTCGTAGTACAGACTTAGTACGTCTATATCTTCAGGAAATTGGGCGAGTTCGGCTTCTAGGGCGCGATGAAGAAGTTTCCGAAGCACAAAAAGTCCAACGCTATTTGCGGATGCGGACTGTACTTGCCGATGCTGCAAAGCAAGGGGATGAAGTCATTGAACCATTTCTCAACTTAGTTCAGGTTCAGGAGCGTCTGACATCTGAACTGGGACATCGCCCTTCTTTGGAAAGGTGGGCTACCACTGCTGGGATAGAACTGGCGGATCTCAAACCTACTTTAGCAAATGGCAAGCGTCGCTGGGCAGAAATTGCTAAATTAACAGTCGCAGAACTGGAGCAAGTGCAGTCCCAAGGACTTCAGGCCAAAGAACACATGATCAAGGCCAATTTGCGCTTGGTTGTGTCCGTTGCCAAAAAGTATCAAAATCGCGGCTTGGAATTATTAGATTTAGTTCAAGAAGGAACTTTAGGCTTAGAACGAGCCGTCGAAAAATTTGACCCAACCAAGGGATATCGCTTTAGTACTTACGCTTATTGGTGGATTCGTCAAGGAATTACGCGAGCGATCGCTACTTCTAGTCGGACAATTCGCTTACCTGTTCATATTACAGAAAAGCTGAATAAAATTAAAAAAGCTCAACGCAAAATTGCTCAAGAAAAAGGACGCACTCCCACCTTAGAAGATTTAGCAGTTGAGTTAGAAATGACACCAGCCGCAGTCCGGGAAGTGTTGCTCAGAGTCCCCCGTTCTGTTTCTTTGGAGACAAAAGTAGGTAAAGATAAGGACACTGAATTAGGGGAATTACTGGAAACAGACTGTGTAACCCCTGAAGAAATGTTAATGCGAGAATCTTTACAAAAAGACTTGCATAGCCTGTTGGCAGATTTAACCAGCCGTGAACGTGATGTCATTCTCATGCGCTTTGGTTTGTCCGATGGTCATCCTTACTCCTTAGCCGAAATTGGCCGCGCTCTTGATTTGTCCAGAGAACGAGTTCGTCAAATCGAATCCAAAGCCTTGCAAAAGCTCCGCCAACCCAAACGACGCAACCTGATCCGCGATTATTTGGAATCTTTAAGTTAG
- a CDS encoding peptidoglycan-binding protein — protein MDNLAYLYIADAYENSASSELVSLSTLLNKASAPDWKRLSSRAWKQMLPLALALSILSSVSSVLALERGDEGPSVRNLQEKLQKAGFYQAPITQVYDFSTEDAVRRFQEAYGLPVDGVVGETTRQKLETWPTQQASNQPPRQSNNNPQLPQLSTASTPFATISNSNPQPPKPNTPISNTTVNTVKAQTTSSNSNVLQLGDEGEEVKVLQRRLRVAGFYSSQATGQFGPITEEAVKRFQEAYKLDADGIVGPATMSKLPPVGVGGIETPPSPRQTVNTDNLSRGNRGEAVRLLQQHLIQAGYLNGTPDGYFGSQTADAVTRFQAANYLAASGIAGPTTRAKLYSLIKTGSQSEFSILEIQRRLQDKGFYQGNLNGVMADDTKRAIKKAQEFYGISLSDIRGGRF, from the coding sequence ATGGACAACCTTGCGTATTTGTATATAGCTGATGCCTATGAAAACAGCGCATCGAGTGAATTAGTATCCCTGAGTACTTTATTAAATAAAGCATCTGCACCTGACTGGAAACGCCTTTCTAGCAGAGCATGGAAGCAAATGTTACCCCTAGCTCTGGCCTTGTCTATTCTCAGTTCTGTCAGCAGCGTTTTAGCACTAGAACGAGGCGATGAAGGCCCTTCTGTCAGGAATCTCCAAGAAAAATTGCAAAAAGCAGGCTTTTATCAAGCTCCCATAACTCAAGTCTATGATTTCTCCACAGAAGATGCTGTACGGCGTTTTCAAGAAGCTTATGGTTTACCAGTTGATGGCGTTGTCGGAGAAACCACAAGGCAAAAATTAGAAACTTGGCCTACACAACAAGCCAGTAACCAACCTCCCAGACAAAGTAATAATAATCCACAATTGCCCCAACTCAGTACTGCCAGTACACCATTTGCCACAATCAGTAATAGCAATCCACAACCGCCAAAACCGAACACCCCCATCTCAAATACAACAGTTAATACTGTCAAAGCTCAAACTACAAGCAGTAATTCTAACGTGCTACAGTTAGGTGATGAAGGCGAAGAAGTCAAAGTTTTACAACGACGGCTGCGAGTTGCGGGTTTCTATTCCAGTCAAGCCACAGGGCAATTTGGCCCCATTACCGAAGAAGCTGTGAAGCGGTTTCAAGAAGCTTATAAATTAGATGCTGATGGCATTGTCGGCCCGGCAACAATGAGCAAATTGCCACCTGTTGGTGTGGGTGGAATAGAAACCCCTCCCAGTCCAAGACAGACAGTGAATACAGACAATCTCAGTAGAGGAAATCGCGGTGAAGCAGTCAGACTTCTGCAACAACATTTGATCCAAGCTGGATATCTAAATGGAACACCAGATGGATACTTTGGTTCCCAGACTGCGGATGCGGTAACTCGGTTTCAAGCAGCTAATTACTTAGCCGCCAGTGGGATCGCCGGTCCCACCACGAGAGCTAAACTATATAGCTTAATTAAGACTGGTTCCCAGAGTGAATTTAGTATCTTGGAAATTCAAAGGCGACTACAAGACAAAGGTTTCTATCAAGGAAATCTCAACGGTGTAATGGCAGATGATACCAAAAGAGCCATTAAGAAAGCCCAAGAATTTTATGGCATCAGTCTCAGTGATATCAGAGGCGGACGCTTTTAG
- the lipA gene encoding lipoyl synthase: protein MTVKPDWLRVKAPQWERVGNVKEILRDLALNTVCEEASCPNIGECFQAGTATFLIMGPACTRACPYCDIDFEKKPQPLDSTEPARLAEAVRRMKLNHVVITSVNRDDLPDGGASQFVRCITAVRSVSPQTTIEVLIPDLCGNWNALEIILQAAPEVLNHNTETIERLYRRVRPQGNYDRTLELLKRSRQIAPWVYTKSGIMVGLGETDAEIRQVMQDLRSVDCDILTIGQYLQPSQKHLQVNDFITPEQFAAWQVFGEEIGFLQVVSSPLTRSSYHAERVRELMQRYPRQVETRFIASEI from the coding sequence GTGACTGTTAAACCAGACTGGTTGCGAGTAAAAGCGCCTCAGTGGGAGCGCGTTGGTAACGTCAAAGAAATTTTGCGGGATTTAGCACTCAATACAGTTTGCGAGGAAGCGTCCTGTCCCAATATTGGTGAGTGCTTTCAAGCCGGGACTGCTACATTTTTGATTATGGGGCCTGCTTGTACCCGTGCTTGTCCTTACTGTGATATTGATTTTGAGAAAAAACCCCAACCCCTAGATTCCACAGAACCAGCACGATTGGCTGAGGCTGTGCGCCGGATGAAACTCAATCATGTGGTGATTACTTCTGTCAACCGTGATGATTTACCCGATGGTGGTGCTTCTCAGTTTGTGCGGTGTATTACAGCCGTGCGTAGTGTCTCGCCTCAAACTACAATTGAGGTGCTAATTCCTGATTTGTGCGGTAATTGGAATGCTTTGGAGATAATTTTACAAGCTGCGCCAGAGGTTCTTAACCACAATACAGAAACAATTGAGCGCTTATATCGCCGGGTGCGTCCCCAAGGAAACTACGATCGCACTTTGGAATTACTCAAGCGATCGCGCCAAATAGCCCCTTGGGTATACACTAAATCAGGTATCATGGTCGGGCTAGGTGAAACTGATGCCGAAATTCGCCAAGTTATGCAAGACTTACGCTCTGTAGATTGTGATATTTTGACAATTGGGCAGTACCTCCAACCCAGTCAAAAACACTTGCAGGTTAATGATTTTATTACCCCAGAACAATTTGCAGCTTGGCAGGTATTCGGTGAAGAAATCGGATTTTTACAAGTTGTTTCTTCACCCTTGACAAGAAGCTCATATCATGCAGAGCGAGTCAGGGAATTAATGCAACGCTACCCCCGTCAGGTAGAGACGCGATTCATTGCGTCTGAGATTTAA